The sequence ATGCGTCTATGTTTGAAGTAGGAGTAAAAAGGGCTATTATCAAAAGCTCTATAAAAACTTATCTTATTGCGGATCATACCAAGTATGGCAAGATTGCTTTTATTAAAATTGCTGATCTGAGTTCATTTGAAGGAATTATTGTAGATAGAGAATTACCTGAGGATGTAATGAAAATTCTTAAAGAGAAAAATATAAAAATAATTTTTTAAAGAAAGGAGATAAGTCATGGATATTGAAAAAATTTTTGGTAAGAAAAAGGTGATTATTGGAATGGCTCATTTCCCACCACTTCCTGGTTCTCCTCTTTATGATGACTCAAAAGGATTAAAACACATTATTGAATGGGTGAGGGAAGATGTAAGAAGCCTTCAAGAGGGTGGAATTGATGCCATTATGTTTTGTAACGAAAATAACAGACCTTATAAATTGGAATCAGACTATATAACTGTAGCTGTAATGGCAAGAGTAATAGGGGAAATTATAGATGAAATAGAAGTTCCCTTTGGTGTTGATGTTCTTTGGGACCCTATAGCTGCTATATCTCTTGCAAAGGCAGTAGGGGCTTCCTTTGTTAGAGAAATTATTACAGGAGTTTACGTCTCAGATATGGGACTTTGGAATACGAATGTAGGCGAAGTATATAGATATAGAAAATTAATTGATGCTAATAATATTGCCATCTTTTTCAATATTTCTGCAGAATTTGCATACAACTTAGATAGAAGACCCATAGAAGAAATAGCAGAAAGCGTAGTTTTTTCATCCTTAGCGGATGTAATTTTAATATCAGGTCCAAGAACAGGCTCTGCCCCATCTATTGAGATGCTTCAAAGGGTGAGAGAAAAAGTTAAGGATGTTCCAGTCTTTGTTAATACTGGGTTGAAACCAGAAAATGCCAAAGAACTTTTAAGTATTGCGGATGGAGCTATAGTTGGAACAAGCCTAAAAAAGGATGGAATTACATGGAACCCTATAGATAAAGAGAGAGTTAAAAGATTAATGGATATTGTTGAGGGGTTAAGATGAGGAACTTAGTTCTCGGTATAGATATTGGAACCACAGGAGTGAAGGCTATTTTGATTAATGAAGAGGGATCTATTGTATGGGAATCCTATAGACCATGTGACTTGATATCTATAAAACCAGGATTTGCAGAAGAGGATCCTATAAAGTGGTGGAACAATGTGGTTTCCATTTTGGAAGAGCTAAAAAGTACCAATTACAGGGATAAAGTAGGAGCAATAGGAGTTTCAGGTATGGTTCCCACCCTTATATTATTAGATAAAGAAGGGAATCCAATAAGATATTCTATTCAACAAAATGACGCCAGGGCTGTATCAGAGATTGAGTACTTCAAAAAAATTATTGATGAAGAAAAATATTTTGAGGTAACGGGGAATACCATAAATCAGCAGGTAATTTTTCCTAAATTTCTCTGGCTAAAAAAGAATGAACCTGAAAACGTTGCAAAAGCAAGATATATAATGGGCTCCTACGATTTTATATCCTATAAACTTACAGGCGTAATCCATACAGAATTAAATTGGGCTTTGGAAAGTGGTTTATGGGAAATAAAGGAAAGAAGATGGTATAAAGAGATTTTGGAAAAGGCAGAAATTCCAGAAGAGATGCTTCCTCCTGTGTATGAGCCTATCCAAATTATTGGAGAGACCAAAGATATTATTCCAGGAATACCTGTAATAGCAGGTTCTGCAGATCATATTGCTTCCGCTCTTGGAATGGGACTAAGAGAAGAAGGAGATCTTTTACTAAAAATTGGTGGAGCAGGAGATATTCTCTTTGTTATTGATAGATTAACCATAGATAAGAGGCTCTTTATTGATTATCACGATATCCCTTCCAAATTTGTACTTAATGGATGTATGGCTTCCAGTGGATCGATAGTAAAGTGGTTCAAGAATAATTTTGTTAAAGAGCTATCCTATGATGATCTTACAAGTCTTGCAGAAAATAGTAGTATTGGTTCCAATGGTTTAATTCTTCTTCCCTACTTCTTAGGAGAGAAAACACCAATCTTTGATCCCATTGCTCGAGGAGTAATTTTGGGGCTTGGACTTCACCATAATATAGGGGATATATTCAGAGCAATCTTAGAAGGGGTAGCCTATGGATTTTTGCATCACGTAGAAGTGATTAAGGAACTTAGCTTCTCCGTTAAGAGAGTATTTATATCAAACGGTGGAGCAAAGAATACTTTATGGCGACAAATTATAGTTGATGTCATAGGGAAAGATGCCATTTACATAGAAAACCATCCTGGCTCATCTTTGGGCGCTGCTTTTATAGCAGGAAAAGCTATAGGCTTATTTAAGGACTGGAAAGACATTGATCTATTCTTAAAAGAATCAAAGAAAGTGATCTATAATCCAGAGAATCACGAGAAATATAAGGAATTTTACAAGATATATAGAGATTTATATCCTATTCTAAAACCTTTTTATCAAAAACTTTATCAGATATCAGGAGGGAAATAAATATGAAAAGATTTCAAGATAAAAATATTTTTATTACAGGTTCAGCTCAAGGAATAGGAAAAGCAATCGCAACAGCCTTTGCTAAAGAAGGAGGAAATTTAGCCCTAACAGATATAAATCTTGAAAAATTAGAGGAGACAGCAAAAGAACTAAGAGAATTTGGCACTACTATAAGGACTTATCAACTCGACGTTACAAAGGAAGCTATGGTCAAGGAAGTAGTAGCACAGGCTATTAAAGATTTTGGTACCATTGATATCTTAGTAAATAATGCAGGAGTTTCCACTATGAATTGGTTTTGGAACTTAACGGAGGAAGAATGGGACTTTAATATGAATGTTAATGCAAAGGGAGTTTTTTTAGTCACAAAACACATAGTTCCCCATATGATGGATAGAAAAAATGGAAAAATTGTGAACATAGCATCTATGGCAGGAAAGATAGGAGCACCTCTTCTTGCTCACTATTCAGCATCAAAGTTTGCAGTAGTAGGATTTACCCAAGCTATAGCTAAAGAGTTAGCTCCATATGGGATTAATGTTAATGCAGTATGTCCAGGATTTGTTAAAACATCTATGCAGGATAGGGAAGTAGTTTGGGAGGCAAAACTAAGAGGTATTGACGATCCTGAAAAAGTTAGAGAGGAGTATATAAAACAGACCCCCCTTGGGAGACTTTGTTATCCAGAAGATGTAGCAAAGGTTGTTTTGTTCTTAGCTTCAGAAGATGCAAACTTTATGACAGGACAGGCTATAAATGTAACAGGTGGAGCCTGTATGCATTAATTCTAAATTAGAAGGTGGAGAAAAATGCAAAATGCAGTTGAGATTATTAATGTGACAAAGCGTTTTGGAGAGGTTACTGCAGTAAATAATGTATCCTTAGAGATTAAGGAGGGTGAGCTTGTTACTCTACTTGGTCCCAGTGGCTGTGGAAAAACTACTCTCTTAAGAATAATAGCAGGCTTTGAAAGGGCGGATAGCGGTATTATTAAAATCTTTGGAAAGATTGCTAATAATATTTCTCCTGAAAAGAGAGAGGTAGGAATGGTTTTTCAAAATTATGCTCTTTTCCCAAACATGAACGTGGAAAGGAATATTGCTTTCCCCATGAATATTGCCAAAAAACCAAAAGAAGAGATAGATAGAAAAGTAAAAGAGCTTTTAGATTTAGTTAAGCTTCCAGGATTTGAAAAAAGAAAAATTACAGAACTTTCAGGAGGGCAAAAACAAAGAATTGCCCTTGCAAGAGCATTAGCAAGAGAGCCTAAAGTTTTACTTTTGGATGAGCCTTTAGCAGCCTTAGATGCAAAGGTGAGATTAGAACTTAGGGTTGAAATAAAAAAGATACAGCAGAAAATTGGAACAACAATGGTCTATGTTACCCATGATCAGGAAGAAGCCCTTTCCATCTCTGATAGGATCGCAGTTATGAATCATGGAGTTATATATCAGGTGGGTACACCAACAGAAATTTATAATAATCCTTCCCATCCTTTTGTGGCACATTTTGTAGGTATCATGAACTTTCTTAATGGTAAAGTATCAGAAAATGGGGATGGAATAATATTAGGAGGAAAATTCTTTGCTTTCAAAGATGAAAAAATTAAGAATTTGAAAAATAAAGAGGTCCTTGTTGCTATAAGACCTGAAAGAGCCTATCTAAGTAATAGAGTTTCAAATTCTTTGGATATATTTATACCTGGAAAAATAACTGTGGTTAACTTTATAGGTTCCATCGTAAGAGTAGAGCTGGAACTCCCAGAAAATCAAGTATTCACTATAGACATGAGACCCGAAGAATTTTCAAGGGTAAATATATCTGAGGATCTTTATGTAGTTTTCTCTCCAAGCTCCACTATTATTTTTGAAAAAGAGTAAGGGGGGTGATATAGAAAAAAATGGAAATTTTCCGTTTAGAGCTTCAAAATAATAAAAAAGGAGGGAAAAGGAAAAATGAAAAAGCTAATATTAATTACCATTTTATTAGTTTCTCTCATTGTTTTTAGTTCCTCTGGTCAACAATGGACGTGGGATCAGATTTCAAAAGATCTACCTGAGGAGTTAAATACTCCTATCATTCGTGCTCTTTGGGAGAAAGCTATAAAAGAAGGAGGAGTAATTTTCTCCTATGGTATGCCCGATATATGGGCAAATTATGGAGGAATATTTGCAGAGTTTAAGAGATTATTTAAGATAGAGCACTCAGACATTGATATGGGAAGCTCCATAGTACTTGCAAGAATGACAGAAGAAAATGCAAGCAAGAATGATATTGCAGACTTGAAGCCATCTCTTGCTCAAGAATTGGCAAAAAGAGGATTAACTTCCAACTACAAGCCTCGTTTATGGTACCTAATCCCTTCAAATCAGAGGGGACAAGCAGATAATGGCAGTGTATGGCAAGCTGGATATAGAGGAACCTTAGGCTTCATTGTTAATACAACTATTGTAAAGAAAGTTCCAAGAAGATGGAAAGATCTACTGGACCCTCAATATAAAGGATTGTTAGAATATCTTGACCCAAGAGCTACAGGAACAGGAGTAAATACAGTAGAAGCAATATCATACGCAGTAAGTGGTGATCCATATAACTATCAAGCAGGAATAGACTTTTTGAAGAAACTACACGATATGGGAGTTGTACTTTCTGTGGAACCTAAGGTAGAAGTGGCAAAATTCCAAAGAGGAGAAACAGGAATATTAGTCAACTTTGACTATAACTTAATGAAATGGAAGAATGAGTTAGGGGTTCCATCAGAAATTGTAATTCCTGAAGATGGAACTGTTGCTTCTGGTGGAGGAATAATTATGGCAAAGAATGCTCCCCATCCAAATACAGCAAAGTTATTCATGGAATTTATCTTCTCAAAGTATGGGCAATCATTATTCTATGAAGGATATGTAACTCCAATTATACCTAATATTCCTGTACCTGAGAGATTAAAAGATAAATTACTACCTCCATCCGCTTACAAGAAAGTAGTATTTGTAAATTATACCAAAGATGCAGAAATAACTCCAAAACTTCAAGAATACTATAACAAAGTGATTGGAGGTAAATAATCAGAAGTTTGGGAGGGGAATTTTTCCCCTCCCTTATTTTTCTAAGGAGGCCTTTAGAATTATGTTAAAAAAATCATTATTAATATTTCTTCTCTCTCCAATAGTTATATTTATATTGCTTTTTATCATCTATCCATACATAAATATACTTGTAAATAGTTTTAAAACGCAGTGGACAAATGAATGGACTTTGAAAAACTGGAAAAATGTTTTTACCTATCCTCAGTATATTAATGCATTAAAAAATTCTATCCTTTTTGCAGGAAGTTCTACGCTAATTTCCGCCATATTTGGATCTTTAATAGGGTGGATCTCTCTTAGACTTTCTGATAAGAGTATAGATACCATAAGGTCCATTTTTTCAATTCCCATGACCCTTTCAGGACTTGTAGTTGCTTTCTCCTTTATGGTGCTTTTGGGTAGATCTGGAATATACAATACTCTTGTCTCTCTTTTAGGATTAGAATTTCTACATTTCAATCTCTATTCATGGGAGGGACTTTTGGTTGTCTACGCTTTTTATAACATTCCTCTTTTCTCTATAACAATGATAAGTATATTTAGAAATTTGGATATAAGTTTAGTAGAGGCTGCAAGAAATCTTGGTGCTAATAGAATACAAACATGGATTCATGTTATAATTCCCAATTTAGCTCCTGGATTTGTAGCTGCAACAGCATTAGTTTTTGCAAGTATGATGGGAGCCTTTGGAACTGCCCTTGCTCTAACAGGTCTTTCTAAGATTCTACTTTCTCTTCTTATCTGGTCTACCGCCTCGGAAAGTAATTTTAACATTCCTCAGGCAAATGCGTTAGCCATTCTTTTGGGCTTAACCATTTATATTACTCTCTATATCTTCATGAAAATTGAGAAAAAATTAAAAGGGGAATAAAATATGAAAAGTAGATTTCTGGACTATATAATAGTTTTATTAGCAATTTCCTATGTTTTAATCCCATTATCCATGCCAATTATTTATTCCTTTAGTGTTTTCTGGCAAGGGCTCTTTCCACAAGGGTTTACTTTAAAATGGTATTCTTTCTTGTATAATAACCCAAAGATTACGCCATCTTTAACCATCTCACTAATAGTTGCTATAAGTGCTGTTATCCTGAATATTATTGTTGTAGTTCCTGGTGTTTACGGAATTAACCATATCCCAAACCAAAGATTAAAATATTTGTTTAGACAGTTATTTTCTATTCTACCTTTGATATTTCCTCCATTAATTATAGGTTTGGGGCTTCTCCAAAGCTTCAATAAGCCTCCATTACAAATTTCAGGCACAATCTATATGGTTATAATTGCCCATTCTCTTTTAGGATTTCCCTTTATGTTTAGAAATGTTGATGCAGCCCTTAGAACTATAGATGAGGTTACACTTTCTGAAGCAGCAGCAAGTTTGGGTGCAAATTTTTGGCAAAGAATGAGACACGTAATAATACCTAATATAATGCCTGGAATCCTTTCGGGCTCTCTTCTTGTATTTGCCATATCTTTTGGAGAGTTCGAAGTAACAAGCATGGTAGCAGGTTTTAACACAAGAACTCTTCCTTTGGTTCTTTTCCAACAACTTAGAGATGATTTCAGAGTTGCAAGTGCCATGACCGCCTTTCTTGTGTATATCTCTCTTCTTGCCTTTACTTCCATAACTATCATAGGAAGAAAATTTAAGTAAGGAGTTTTAAAGATGCCGGATGTATATGCTCATATTATATGTGCAGATTTAGTAGCAAAGAATTTTAAATTAAAGTTGGATGACATGGAGAAAAAACTTTTATACTTTGGTTCCCAAGGACCAGACATAATAAGCTTTATATATCCAGATCTTTCGGAAAAAATGCACGGATATTATGAAGATTTCTTAAAAATTATGTTATCAAAATCAGAATTTCTACCTCTTTATATAGGATATCTATCCCATTTCAATCTTGATAAGATGTGCCATCCTATAATTGAATCCTATTCTGATTCTATGGAGGATCATCTTGCAATAGAAGCCTATTTGGATCAGGTCATAGTTAAACTATATTGGGATAAAGATATTAAAGATTTAGATCTTTCCCATTATATCCCATACGAAATACCATCTAATATAGCTTCCTTTATTTCACAAGTTATATATGATATCTATGCCTTCAGATTGCCTTTAGGATTCTGGGAGAATGCCCTGAGGAATTATCATGAGATATATAAAGAAGCCTCAAAAGGAAGAAGTAATCTAATTAAGTATTCTGAAAATCCGTTAAGCTCACTGGAGGAGATTTTAGGGAAAAAAGATACAAAGTGTATTTTATTATCCTTTAGAGATGCTGTGAAAAATACAGTGTACGCTCTAAATAGTACATTCAAATTAACTCTTTTTAAGGGAGTGAAAATTAAAGATGAAAAAATTGAGTTCTAAGAAAAAATGGAATGTATTTGCTCATTTAATTTTAATAGTTTTCTCCCTTGCTATTTTATTCCCAATTTTTTGGGTATTTAGAACATCCCTTGCTCCAGAGGTTGTAGCTTATCAGTCAAAACTTAACTTCTCCCCAACCTCGGACAATTACAAAGATCTTTTTAATCGCAACAAATTTGGTAGAAATATAGTTAATAGTTTAATAGTCTCTATAGTATCTACCATTTTAACAATAATTTTCTCTGCACCAGGAGCCTATGCCATAGTAAGGTATAGACCTGGAGGAAGTATAACACAATTTCTAATTTTAGGCACCGATCTGCTTCCACCCATAGTTATAGTTATCCCTCTTTTCACCCTATTTAGAAGCTTAAAATTAGTTAATACCCTTAGTGGTCTCATTTTATCATATTTTGCCTTTAATATTCCTTTCCTTTTATGGATGCTTATGGGATATTTTGAAGGAATTCCTAAGGATTTGGAAGAAGCAGCTCTCATAGATGGGGCAAATAGACTCCAAACCTTTATAAGGGTAATATTTCCTTTAGCAGCACCAGGAATTATGGCAGGAGCTGTTTTAGGTTTTATTATAAGTTGGAACGAATTCCTTTTTGCTTTAGTGTTATCAAGTGGAAAAACATCCACTATTCCTGTGGCTTTGGCAGCTCTCCAAACCTCTGCAGGTGTAAGGATTGGTAATGTCTCAGCAGGGGTAATTATTGCAATTTTACCCATGCTCCTAATTGGTCTTTCTATGCAGAAATATTTAGTCAGAGGGCTTACCTTTGGTGCCATAAAGTAAAATGAAGGGAGGTGGTAAATATATTAAGTAATTTTAAGAAAAATAAAATAATCAAAAAAGGAGGAAGAAAGTATGAAAAAGGGTCTTAAATATTTCCTTATCTCATTAGTTTTTTCCCTATTAATAATTGGATTTTCCTTCTCACAAGGTATCACTTTACACATGCTAATGGAAGATGTTCCCGAGACCCACATTATCCAACAACTTCTTCCAGATTTTGAAAAAAAGACAGGAATTAAAGTAGAGTTTGAGACTATTTTATACTCAGATATGCATCCAAAATTAGTACCACAACTTATGAGTCCTAACTGCCAGTATGATGTTCTTGAAGTTGATAATTACTGGGCAGGAGAGTTTCCAGCAGCAGGATGGTTGGAGCCTTTAGATGAGTATGTTAAGAGAAGCAATTTTGATCTTTCAGTATATATACCTTCCTCATTGGAAATGACTGGCTATTATAAGGGCAAACTTTATATGATTCCTATGTATAACTATGCTATGGCTTTAATCTATCGTACCGATATCCTAAATGATCCGAAGATAAAGGCAAAATATAAAGAGATTAAAAAGAAAGACTTAACTCTACCTAAGACATTAGATGAATATGTGGACCTTGCAAAGTTTTTGAAAAAGTATTTCGGAATTGATGGCTCCGCTATGCAAGCCCAAAGAGGAGATCCAATAGTAATGGAGTGGACCAATTATCTATATGCCTTGGGCGGAAGCTATTATGATAAGAATTGGAAAACCACAATCAATGATTATCTTGGAGTAAAAGCCACAAATTTATATATTGATTGTTTAAAGAATGCAGCTCCATTAGGTGCTCTTTCCTTTAATTTGGATGATGCCTTTAGGGTAATGTCGCAAGGTAAGGCATTCAGCTATATAACTTATTGGTGGATGCTTCCTCAGCTTCAAGATCCTGAAAAGTCGGTAGTAGCAGGAAAGGTTGCAATAGCCCCAGTTCCTGGGAAAGGTGGTTTAAATGGTGGTTGGGGATGGGCAATTCCTAAGAATCTACCTAAGGAAAGAAAAGAAGCAGCATGGAAGTTCATAGAATGGGTTGAATCTTTTGAAATAGCAAAGAAGAGGGCATTAATGGGAGGAGCTCCAACAAGATATGATGTCTTTAAAGATCCTGATGTTTTAAAGAAATATCCAGAATATAAAATAGTTATGAAGGTTATAGAAACTGCAAGACCAGTCCCTGAATTTCAATATTCTGCAGAAATGATTGAGATAGTAGGAAGAGAACTCTCCTTAGCAGCAACAGGTGAAAAGGATGTAAAGAAGGCTTTAGATGATGCTGCCAAAGAATTAGATCAATTGGCTGTAAAGGCAGGTTTGAGAAAGAAATGAGCGTGAAAATTTTTAAGAAAAAAGGGGGAGAGGGGAACCTCTCCCCCCTAAAAAGAGCAGAAAAGAGAGCAGGAATTTTCTTCCTTCTTCCTTCTCTATCCATATTGCTTCTTGTTATTATATTTCCATTAGCCTTTTCTCTTATTGTTAGTTTTTATAACTATACCTTTATAGAACCAGGATTCAATAAATTTGTGGGCTTTAAAAATTACTTAAAGATTTTTTCAGACCCATACTTTTGGAACTCTTTATGGGTTACTTTTAAATTCGTCTTTTTGGTTGTCTCCTTAGAGTTTTCTATTGGTTTCCTTATAGCATTAATGCTAAATAGAGATATTGCTTTTAAAGAAGTATACTATACTATTCTTACAATTCCTATGGTTATGTCTCCTGTTGCTGTAGCTCTTATTTGGAAAATGCTCCTACATCCTAACCTGGGAATAATAAACTTTCTTTTAGAAAAGATAGGTCTTTCTCCTATAGATTTCTTGGGAGAGAAAAATAATGCCTTTTGGTCTGTTCTTTTAGTAGATATATGGCAACAGGTATCCTTTATGATATTGATGCTTTTAGCAGGGCTTGTTTCTCTTCCTACTGATGTTTTTGAGGCTGCTGAGATTGATGGCACTTCTGAAATACAAAAGTTCTTCTATATCACCCTTCCCCTTATGAAACCAGTAATCTTTGCTGCTATAACCCTAAGAATCATTTTTGCCTTTAGAACTTTTGACTTAGTTTATATTCTTACCAGAGGGGGACCAGGGGTTGCAACAGATGTTCTAAGTTACTACGTATATAGACAGACCTTTATGGGACTTGATTTAAGCACGGCATCATCTGCATCCTATATACTATTAGGAATAGTAATGATCTTTATCGTGCTAATCTTTAAAACTATTTTTAGAAGAAGCTTTGAATATTAAAAAAGGGGATAGTCTAAAAAGACTATCCCTAAATTTAAAGTCTCTACTCTAAGATTATTTCAATATTTCCATTATCCTCTATCTCTATAACTTTCCCCTTCAGAGGAACTATCCTA is a genomic window of Dictyoglomus sp. NZ13-RE01 containing:
- a CDS encoding 3-ketoacyl-ACP reductase, with product MKRFQDKNIFITGSAQGIGKAIATAFAKEGGNLALTDINLEKLEETAKELREFGTTIRTYQLDVTKEAMVKEVVAQAIKDFGTIDILVNNAGVSTMNWFWNLTEEEWDFNMNVNAKGVFLVTKHIVPHMMDRKNGKIVNIASMAGKIGAPLLAHYSASKFAVVGFTQAIAKELAPYGINVNAVCPGFVKTSMQDREVVWEAKLRGIDDPEKVREEYIKQTPLGRLCYPEDVAKVVLFLASEDANFMTGQAINVTGGACMH
- a CDS encoding ABC transporter substrate-binding protein, coding for MKKGLKYFLISLVFSLLIIGFSFSQGITLHMLMEDVPETHIIQQLLPDFEKKTGIKVEFETILYSDMHPKLVPQLMSPNCQYDVLEVDNYWAGEFPAAGWLEPLDEYVKRSNFDLSVYIPSSLEMTGYYKGKLYMIPMYNYAMALIYRTDILNDPKIKAKYKEIKKKDLTLPKTLDEYVDLAKFLKKYFGIDGSAMQAQRGDPIVMEWTNYLYALGGSYYDKNWKTTINDYLGVKATNLYIDCLKNAAPLGALSFNLDDAFRVMSQGKAFSYITYWWMLPQLQDPEKSVVAGKVAIAPVPGKGGLNGGWGWAIPKNLPKERKEAAWKFIEWVESFEIAKKRALMGGAPTRYDVFKDPDVLKKYPEYKIVMKVIETARPVPEFQYSAEMIEIVGRELSLAATGEKDVKKALDDAAKELDQLAVKAGLRKK
- a CDS encoding SgcQ protein; translated protein: MDIEKIFGKKKVIIGMAHFPPLPGSPLYDDSKGLKHIIEWVREDVRSLQEGGIDAIMFCNENNRPYKLESDYITVAVMARVIGEIIDEIEVPFGVDVLWDPIAAISLAKAVGASFVREIITGVYVSDMGLWNTNVGEVYRYRKLIDANNIAIFFNISAEFAYNLDRRPIEEIAESVVFSSLADVILISGPRTGSAPSIEMLQRVREKVKDVPVFVNTGLKPENAKELLSIADGAIVGTSLKKDGITWNPIDKERVKRLMDIVEGLR
- a CDS encoding spermidine/putrescine ABC transporter ATP-binding protein, with amino-acid sequence MQNAVEIINVTKRFGEVTAVNNVSLEIKEGELVTLLGPSGCGKTTLLRIIAGFERADSGIIKIFGKIANNISPEKREVGMVFQNYALFPNMNVERNIAFPMNIAKKPKEEIDRKVKELLDLVKLPGFEKRKITELSGGQKQRIALARALAREPKVLLLDEPLAALDAKVRLELRVEIKKIQQKIGTTMVYVTHDQEEALSISDRIAVMNHGVIYQVGTPTEIYNNPSHPFVAHFVGIMNFLNGKVSENGDGIILGGKFFAFKDEKIKNLKNKEVLVAIRPERAYLSNRVSNSLDIFIPGKITVVNFIGSIVRVELELPENQVFTIDMRPEEFSRVNISEDLYVVFSPSSTIIFEKE
- a CDS encoding sugar ABC transporter permease, with protein sequence MSVKIFKKKGGEGNLSPLKRAEKRAGIFFLLPSLSILLLVIIFPLAFSLIVSFYNYTFIEPGFNKFVGFKNYLKIFSDPYFWNSLWVTFKFVFLVVSLEFSIGFLIALMLNRDIAFKEVYYTILTIPMVMSPVAVALIWKMLLHPNLGIINFLLEKIGLSPIDFLGEKNNAFWSVLLVDIWQQVSFMILMLLAGLVSLPTDVFEAAEIDGTSEIQKFFYITLPLMKPVIFAAITLRIIFAFRTFDLVYILTRGGPGVATDVLSYYVYRQTFMGLDLSTASSASYILLGIVMIFIVLIFKTIFRRSFEY
- a CDS encoding ABC transporter permease; amino-acid sequence: MKKLSSKKKWNVFAHLILIVFSLAILFPIFWVFRTSLAPEVVAYQSKLNFSPTSDNYKDLFNRNKFGRNIVNSLIVSIVSTILTIIFSAPGAYAIVRYRPGGSITQFLILGTDLLPPIVIVIPLFTLFRSLKLVNTLSGLILSYFAFNIPFLLWMLMGYFEGIPKDLEEAALIDGANRLQTFIRVIFPLAAPGIMAGAVLGFIISWNEFLFALVLSSGKTSTIPVALAALQTSAGVRIGNVSAGVIIAILPMLLIGLSMQKYLVRGLTFGAIK
- a CDS encoding carbohydrate kinase, producing MRNLVLGIDIGTTGVKAILINEEGSIVWESYRPCDLISIKPGFAEEDPIKWWNNVVSILEELKSTNYRDKVGAIGVSGMVPTLILLDKEGNPIRYSIQQNDARAVSEIEYFKKIIDEEKYFEVTGNTINQQVIFPKFLWLKKNEPENVAKARYIMGSYDFISYKLTGVIHTELNWALESGLWEIKERRWYKEILEKAEIPEEMLPPVYEPIQIIGETKDIIPGIPVIAGSADHIASALGMGLREEGDLLLKIGGAGDILFVIDRLTIDKRLFIDYHDIPSKFVLNGCMASSGSIVKWFKNNFVKELSYDDLTSLAENSSIGSNGLILLPYFLGEKTPIFDPIARGVILGLGLHHNIGDIFRAILEGVAYGFLHHVEVIKELSFSVKRVFISNGGAKNTLWRQIIVDVIGKDAIYIENHPGSSLGAAFIAGKAIGLFKDWKDIDLFLKESKKVIYNPENHEKYKEFYKIYRDLYPILKPFYQKLYQISGGK